A single window of Streptomyces aquilus DNA harbors:
- a CDS encoding AMP-binding protein, translating into MVHGLIDWPAEVASRYIKAGVWRDENLYEWLVRGADSYPESLICDGDLRLTRPEFVTLADRMANALHRANVRAGEHVVLQMSNQISGLACVFACSKIGVIPLLAIPQLGTHELLSFIDRIGATTLVATPDCLETCRAAGASRSAVRSVLNTVSLLEDPDTEPEPRFRRTASDSVAALLVSGGTTGLPKIVPQVHRAWLYLGRCVADRCCFDPRSVYLVAMPLAHGWAMCNTLAVLDAGGSLIISPTPAPTVAFSLIAQYGVTRTGLIPPLAALWTDAAVGTRHDLSSLQTVLIGGSKPSADVLSGFRKALNCGVHQGFGMTEGLCGIQPPDLPHEQMVANQGVPLSPLDELMVIDEAGDPVGPGQVGQLLTRGPYTIRGYYADGASNSTVFTADGWYMTGDLVRLDRDGAVSFEGRIKDQINRGGEKVSEREVEELLRRHPSVRDVAVVGAPDERFGEEVVAFVVGDELHQSDVAEFLVAAGAARYKIPTTIHPLTEIPLTPVGRVDKLELRRRAACPTPIGGNRE; encoded by the coding sequence ATGGTGCACGGACTGATCGACTGGCCCGCGGAAGTCGCCTCAAGGTACATCAAGGCCGGCGTGTGGCGGGACGAGAATCTCTACGAATGGCTGGTGCGGGGCGCGGACAGCTACCCGGAGTCGCTGATCTGCGACGGCGATCTGAGACTGACGAGACCAGAGTTCGTCACCCTCGCTGACCGGATGGCAAACGCCCTGCACCGGGCCAATGTCCGGGCCGGCGAGCACGTGGTGCTGCAGATGTCGAACCAGATTAGCGGACTGGCCTGCGTATTCGCCTGTTCGAAGATCGGCGTCATCCCACTGCTGGCCATCCCTCAGCTCGGAACCCATGAGCTGCTGTCGTTCATCGACAGAATCGGTGCCACCACGCTGGTGGCCACGCCGGACTGCCTGGAGACCTGCCGGGCCGCCGGAGCATCGAGGTCGGCCGTGCGTAGCGTTCTGAACACCGTCTCGCTGCTCGAAGACCCGGACACCGAACCAGAACCCAGGTTCCGACGCACAGCGTCGGACTCGGTCGCGGCACTGCTCGTGTCCGGAGGAACGACAGGCCTGCCCAAGATCGTCCCGCAGGTCCACCGGGCCTGGCTGTACTTGGGACGGTGCGTGGCAGATCGCTGTTGCTTCGATCCGCGCAGCGTCTATTTGGTCGCGATGCCTCTCGCGCATGGGTGGGCGATGTGCAACACACTCGCCGTCCTCGACGCGGGCGGATCCTTGATCATCTCGCCGACGCCGGCTCCGACGGTCGCTTTCAGCCTGATCGCGCAATACGGCGTCACACGCACCGGTCTGATACCGCCTCTGGCGGCGCTGTGGACCGACGCGGCCGTAGGAACGCGCCACGACCTTTCGTCACTGCAAACGGTATTGATCGGCGGCAGCAAGCCGTCGGCCGACGTGCTGAGCGGATTCCGCAAAGCTCTGAACTGTGGCGTCCACCAAGGGTTCGGGATGACGGAAGGTCTGTGCGGCATCCAGCCGCCGGACCTACCGCACGAGCAGATGGTTGCCAACCAGGGTGTTCCCCTTTCGCCCCTGGACGAGCTGATGGTGATCGACGAGGCCGGGGATCCGGTAGGGCCCGGCCAGGTCGGCCAGTTGCTTACCCGCGGGCCTTACACGATTCGCGGGTACTACGCCGACGGCGCGAGCAACTCCACGGTGTTCACGGCGGACGGCTGGTATATGACCGGCGACCTGGTCCGTCTCGACCGTGACGGTGCGGTGTCCTTCGAAGGACGTATCAAAGATCAGATCAACCGCGGCGGCGAGAAAGTGTCGGAACGCGAGGTCGAGGAGCTGCTGCGCCGGCATCCCAGTGTCCGCGACGTTGCCGTGGTGGGAGCACCGGACGAGCGGTTCGGCGAGGAGGTGGTCGCCTTCGTCGTCGGTGACGAGTTGCATCAGTCCGACGTCGCGGAGTTCCTGGTTGCCGCAGGGGCGGCCCGGTACAAGATCCCGACGACGATCCATCCGCTGACCGAGATTCCGCTGACGCCTGTCGGCCGGGTGGACAAATTGGAGCTGCGGCGCCGAGCGGCGTGCCCAACTCCTATCGGCGGCAACCGTGAATAA
- a CDS encoding isochorismatase family protein gives MQPIPAYELPQFRSGGPGDRWQVEPQNAALLVHDMQDYFVNAFEPPLRTALVDGVARSIRWARQAKIPVMYTAQPGSMSPDERGLLSDFWGTGMARRASNISIVDRIRPDDSEPVFTKWRYSAFVGNGLEWALRRQGIHNLVIAGVYASVGILATALDAFNKDIRPFVLSDCVGDFDANGHTAALDYVARYSGRVINLNELSASAN, from the coding sequence ATGCAGCCCATTCCAGCCTACGAGCTACCACAATTCCGGTCCGGTGGTCCCGGCGACCGCTGGCAGGTGGAGCCGCAAAATGCTGCCCTACTCGTCCACGACATGCAGGATTACTTCGTCAACGCGTTCGAGCCGCCACTGCGAACAGCATTGGTCGACGGCGTCGCCCGGTCGATCAGGTGGGCGCGCCAAGCGAAGATCCCGGTGATGTACACGGCGCAGCCCGGCAGCATGTCTCCTGATGAGCGTGGACTCCTTTCGGACTTCTGGGGCACAGGCATGGCTCGGCGAGCCAGCAACATCTCGATCGTCGACCGGATCCGGCCGGACGACTCCGAGCCGGTCTTCACGAAATGGCGCTACAGCGCGTTCGTCGGGAACGGGCTCGAGTGGGCTTTGCGCCGGCAGGGCATTCACAACCTGGTGATCGCGGGCGTGTACGCCAGCGTCGGCATTCTCGCGACTGCACTCGACGCGTTCAATAAGGACATCCGGCCGTTCGTCCTATCCGACTGCGTCGGCGACTTCGACGCCAACGGTCACACTGCCGCACTCGACTACGTCGCGCGGTATTCCGGCCGGGTGATCAACCTGAACGAGTTGAGCGCCAGTGCCAACTGA
- a CDS encoding PhzA/PhzB family protein codes for MLPDEERARNRDVVRRYLACKGEEQRRSRYELFAADGQAGLWTSDKPDPIATHGKEKLRDHGVWSLQCFPDWEWYNVQIFDTQYPTFFWAECDGRGAIRFEGYPDGHYENHFLHSFEFDADGLIRRQREFMNPLRQYEALGIAVPQIVRAGIPT; via the coding sequence ATGCTGCCTGACGAGGAGCGCGCTCGTAATCGCGACGTCGTACGACGTTACCTGGCTTGCAAGGGCGAGGAGCAGCGGCGGTCCCGCTACGAATTGTTCGCGGCTGACGGCCAAGCCGGCCTCTGGACGAGCGACAAGCCTGATCCGATCGCCACGCACGGGAAAGAGAAACTGCGGGACCACGGCGTCTGGTCCCTGCAGTGTTTCCCGGATTGGGAGTGGTACAACGTGCAGATCTTCGACACTCAGTACCCGACGTTCTTCTGGGCCGAGTGTGACGGGCGCGGTGCCATCCGGTTCGAGGGCTATCCGGACGGTCACTACGAGAATCACTTTCTTCACTCATTCGAGTTCGACGCCGACGGCTTGATCCGCCGGCAACGCGAGTTCATGAATCCGCTGCGGCAGTACGAGGCACTCGGCATCGCTGTACCGCAGATTGTCCGGGCCGGTATCCCGACCTAG
- a CDS encoding chorismate-binding protein gives MPTDIAGVVSGRDYALLHRPESGDDRVTCLIGSASAYESVRSATSAAQARDLPSLLLVPFRQLTERGFDVLDDDEKLLLLPARELHTFSLADFESLSGGAKPKAKNGTFLDTDAEYRAVVQRIITEEIAQGAGSNFVIKRTYSAELDGVDDLAMLTAFADLLRNERGTYWTFLVRIGDLYLIGATPERHVSVSRGRVTMNPISGTVARGTADPDTEKARLLGFLADSKEADELSMVLDEELKMLASLCEPGSVSVAGPGLRHMSRVTHTEFTIEGTTGRPLADVLVHTMFAPAVTGSPIRNACRVIARHESHGRSYYAGYLGLVEPAGDSTYTFDSAINIRSAQVRWHGGSWRMRTDVGATLVRNSSPQRELAETQAKAAVILGAVCAETVVPGDLGPRRFDRPEPPAADDPDLVRAIGQRRTDINPLWFGATAAYGAAAWRAVLVDAEDDFNSMLAHQLSAFGYAVDIVPNEHAVRALDDDTFLIFGPGPGDPRDEGDPRVAVLEQALTKALTTSRPFLAVCLSHQILCRILGFGIHRLAVPNQGTARDVDWFGSRRRLGFYNAFAATSGRTSDLRYPVEVATDSAGDITGLTAETFVSMQFHPESALSVDGTTVLADALARLERR, from the coding sequence GTGCCAACTGACATCGCCGGAGTCGTCTCCGGTCGCGACTACGCGCTCCTGCACCGGCCAGAGTCAGGTGACGACCGAGTGACCTGTCTGATTGGCAGCGCGTCCGCATATGAGTCGGTGCGTTCGGCCACGTCGGCCGCACAGGCCCGGGACCTGCCGAGTCTCCTCCTGGTACCGTTCCGCCAGCTGACCGAGCGCGGCTTCGACGTACTCGATGACGACGAGAAGCTGCTCCTGCTACCCGCGCGCGAGCTACACACGTTCTCGCTGGCCGACTTCGAGAGCCTGTCCGGCGGGGCGAAGCCCAAGGCAAAGAACGGCACGTTCCTGGACACCGACGCGGAGTACCGCGCAGTGGTGCAACGGATCATCACTGAAGAAATAGCCCAGGGCGCGGGCTCGAACTTCGTTATCAAGCGCACCTATTCGGCTGAGCTCGACGGGGTCGACGATCTCGCGATGCTGACGGCGTTCGCCGATCTGCTCCGGAACGAACGCGGCACCTACTGGACCTTCTTGGTCCGGATCGGCGACCTGTATCTGATCGGCGCCACCCCCGAGCGTCATGTTTCGGTGAGCCGGGGGCGGGTGACGATGAACCCGATCTCCGGAACTGTTGCGCGGGGCACGGCCGACCCTGACACCGAGAAGGCGCGGCTGCTCGGTTTCCTCGCCGACTCGAAGGAAGCCGATGAGCTTTCCATGGTTCTGGACGAAGAGCTCAAGATGCTGGCCTCGTTGTGTGAGCCGGGTTCCGTGTCGGTGGCCGGTCCGGGGCTACGGCACATGTCGCGGGTCACCCATACCGAGTTCACGATCGAGGGTACGACCGGTCGTCCGCTGGCTGACGTCCTCGTGCACACCATGTTCGCGCCGGCCGTGACCGGGAGTCCGATCCGTAACGCGTGCCGGGTGATCGCCCGGCACGAGTCGCACGGACGGTCGTACTACGCCGGCTATCTCGGACTTGTTGAGCCTGCGGGCGACTCGACGTACACCTTCGACTCGGCCATCAACATCCGCTCGGCACAGGTGCGGTGGCATGGTGGTTCGTGGAGGATGCGCACCGATGTCGGAGCGACACTCGTACGCAACTCGTCCCCGCAGCGGGAACTTGCCGAAACACAGGCCAAGGCGGCCGTCATCCTGGGTGCTGTGTGTGCCGAGACGGTGGTGCCTGGCGATCTGGGACCGCGCCGGTTCGATCGTCCCGAGCCCCCCGCCGCGGACGATCCCGATCTGGTGCGAGCCATCGGCCAACGACGCACCGACATCAATCCGCTGTGGTTCGGGGCCACCGCTGCGTACGGTGCCGCCGCCTGGCGGGCGGTCCTAGTGGACGCTGAGGACGACTTCAACAGCATGCTGGCCCATCAGCTCAGCGCGTTTGGCTATGCCGTCGACATCGTGCCCAACGAGCACGCTGTCAGAGCGCTGGACGACGACACGTTTCTGATCTTCGGCCCCGGCCCTGGCGACCCGCGCGACGAAGGTGATCCGAGGGTCGCCGTCCTGGAGCAGGCGCTGACGAAGGCCCTGACGACTTCGAGGCCGTTTCTCGCGGTGTGCCTCAGCCATCAGATCCTCTGCCGGATCCTCGGCTTTGGCATCCACCGGCTCGCGGTGCCGAACCAGGGAACAGCCAGAGACGTGGACTGGTTCGGCAGCCGCAGGCGTCTCGGCTTCTACAACGCGTTCGCGGCCACGTCCGGGAGGACGAGCGACCTGCGATACCCCGTCGAGGTCGCAACGGATTCCGCTGGAGACATCACCGGATTGACCGCGGAGACCTTCGTATCCATGCAGTTCCATCCCGAATCCGCCTTGAGTGTCGACGGTACGACCGTCCTGGCCGATGCCCTGGCCCGGCTGGAGCGCCGATGA
- a CDS encoding carbamoyltransferase family protein encodes MPDIYFHDASAVILAPDGEVLWAAEEERYSRIKKTTWFPANAVTAGMRTLGLSASDIDAVGYYFDERFCDHSLNDIYFWRSDVPRRTARELIHERLSELSIAVADADLQFVDHHSAHAAATQHGSGWSEDSLVVVMDGGGGRDSTTAFLQRDGSLRRVGRLPLEKSFGMMYAYATHALGYRWGDEYKVMGLAPYGDPTRFTRLLERVAPTDPINGVRLNAEAFRHGLVESGWKLRAAEDPFDQIHKDFAAAVQLWLETNALRLIRHWRDETRTTRLAFSGGVAHNSTLNGRILNSGLFDAVYVHPASHDAGAALGAALIRRGDFRSPSPRPFSPYLGTEYDVVDIERAAEAFRPLITVRPAIDAVREAAALLADDKIIGWFQGRSEFGPRALGNRSILADPRPAVNRDRVNFAIKSREGFRPFAPATTPEGGDKYFDLGGADTSFAYMSHVVPVRPEFRTSLGATTHVDGTARVQIVDAQQNPRFHALIDAFAQLSGVSVVLNTSMNNSHEPMVETPVDAIRLLLTSSLDALILEDLVVTRSATTDLADFTIELPVHVRLEWRLPERQWFLLDIAARTYHRQRRISPATAAVISERSAITTSVTDETRELWRLRWIDVVKIGAATEGTTSAR; translated from the coding sequence ATGCCCGATATCTACTTCCATGATGCGAGTGCTGTGATCCTGGCTCCAGACGGTGAGGTGCTGTGGGCCGCCGAGGAGGAGCGATACAGCCGCATCAAGAAGACCACCTGGTTCCCCGCGAACGCGGTCACCGCCGGGATGCGGACGCTCGGGCTCTCCGCGAGTGACATCGATGCTGTCGGCTACTACTTCGATGAGCGGTTCTGCGATCACAGCCTGAACGACATCTACTTCTGGCGTTCCGACGTACCCCGCCGCACGGCCCGCGAACTGATCCACGAACGGCTTTCCGAGCTGAGCATCGCGGTTGCTGATGCGGACCTACAGTTCGTCGATCATCACTCCGCGCACGCCGCTGCAACTCAGCACGGGTCTGGTTGGTCCGAGGACTCGCTGGTCGTCGTCATGGATGGTGGCGGCGGACGGGACTCGACGACTGCCTTCCTTCAGCGCGACGGCAGTTTGCGCCGTGTGGGCCGACTGCCCCTTGAGAAGTCGTTCGGCATGATGTATGCGTACGCGACGCATGCGCTGGGTTATCGCTGGGGTGACGAGTACAAGGTCATGGGCCTTGCGCCGTATGGCGATCCGACGCGATTTACCCGGCTACTCGAGAGGGTCGCGCCGACTGATCCTATTAACGGCGTACGGCTCAACGCCGAAGCGTTCCGGCATGGGTTGGTCGAAAGTGGATGGAAGCTGCGCGCCGCTGAAGATCCGTTCGACCAGATCCACAAAGACTTCGCCGCCGCCGTGCAGCTGTGGCTGGAGACCAACGCCCTTCGGCTGATCAGGCACTGGCGCGACGAGACACGTACGACACGCCTGGCTTTTTCCGGCGGCGTCGCGCACAACTCAACGCTGAACGGCCGGATCCTGAACTCTGGACTCTTCGATGCGGTGTATGTACATCCAGCCTCGCATGATGCAGGTGCGGCGCTCGGCGCCGCGCTCATCCGGCGAGGCGACTTCCGCTCACCGTCCCCGAGGCCGTTCAGCCCGTACCTCGGTACAGAGTACGACGTGGTGGACATCGAGCGCGCGGCAGAAGCGTTCCGCCCACTCATTACTGTTCGTCCGGCCATCGATGCCGTGCGTGAGGCAGCCGCGCTGCTCGCCGACGACAAGATCATCGGGTGGTTCCAGGGGCGCAGCGAGTTTGGGCCACGAGCACTGGGCAACCGCAGCATCCTGGCCGATCCACGTCCGGCGGTGAACCGCGATCGCGTTAATTTCGCGATCAAGAGCCGCGAGGGATTCCGGCCGTTCGCTCCGGCGACCACGCCGGAAGGCGGCGACAAGTACTTCGATCTCGGCGGAGCCGACACGTCCTTCGCCTACATGTCGCATGTCGTCCCAGTGCGGCCGGAGTTCAGGACGTCACTGGGAGCCACCACCCACGTCGACGGGACCGCGCGCGTGCAGATCGTGGATGCTCAGCAGAACCCGCGATTCCACGCACTGATCGACGCCTTCGCACAGTTGTCCGGGGTGTCCGTCGTGCTCAACACCTCGATGAACAACAGTCACGAGCCCATGGTCGAGACACCCGTGGACGCGATCCGGTTGCTGCTCACGAGCTCGCTCGACGCGCTGATCCTCGAGGACCTTGTCGTGACCCGGTCGGCGACCACGGACTTGGCGGACTTCACGATCGAGCTACCGGTGCATGTTCGGCTCGAGTGGCGGCTACCGGAGCGGCAGTGGTTCCTGCTGGACATTGCGGCACGCACCTATCACCGGCAGCGGCGGATCAGCCCCGCGACGGCCGCCGTGATCTCAGAGCGATCGGCGATCACTACCTCGGTCACCGACGAGACCCGCGAGTTGTGGCGGCTGCGCTGGATCGACGTCGTGAAGATCGGTGCCGCGACGGAGGGAACGACCAGTGCCAGGTGA
- a CDS encoding ParB/RepB/Spo0J family partition protein, producing the protein MAARKNSGGSDSGYLDGSRQNVLPGISSTVVNVAINRLVLNDSPRLQGEDAAHIQVIAEVEDGLPPILVHRETMQVIDGMHRVRAAIVKGRTAIAARFFDGDEKEVFLLAVRANIEHGLPLSLTDRKAAAMRIIGSHAHWSDRAIAESTGLSARTIASLRRRVTTQSPQLNARFGQDGRVRPVSNTEGRRRAAKLLAERPDASLREIARDAGVSPNTVRRVREHLLRGEDPAALRLRVVKETGEDLSTSPSAPAEASVVPAPQSSANWQTLSKDPAICLSESGRFLLRSLSLTALPPQDWERILKTVPRHCTGTVSALALECSRLWEQVARNLEASEKAQSG; encoded by the coding sequence ATGGCGGCTCGGAAGAACTCCGGAGGGTCTGACTCTGGATATTTGGATGGCAGCCGCCAGAACGTTCTTCCAGGGATTTCCTCCACCGTCGTCAACGTTGCGATCAACCGGCTGGTTTTGAATGATTCGCCTCGCTTGCAGGGGGAGGATGCAGCTCACATACAGGTGATCGCCGAAGTGGAGGATGGCCTCCCGCCCATCCTGGTTCACCGGGAAACCATGCAGGTCATCGATGGAATGCACAGAGTGCGGGCCGCCATCGTCAAAGGACGGACAGCGATTGCGGCCCGTTTCTTCGACGGAGATGAAAAGGAAGTCTTCCTTCTTGCTGTCAGGGCAAACATCGAACACGGGTTGCCGCTTTCACTCACTGACCGCAAGGCTGCAGCAATGCGCATCATCGGTTCGCATGCTCATTGGTCGGATCGTGCGATAGCCGAGTCCACCGGCCTGTCGGCCAGGACCATCGCGTCTCTCCGACGACGGGTGACTACGCAGTCTCCGCAGTTGAATGCCAGGTTCGGCCAGGACGGCAGGGTCCGCCCCGTCAGCAATACCGAGGGCCGCCGACGGGCCGCCAAACTCCTAGCCGAGCGACCGGACGCCTCGCTCCGTGAGATTGCCAGAGATGCGGGAGTGTCTCCCAATACTGTGCGAAGAGTGCGTGAGCATTTGCTGCGCGGCGAGGATCCTGCGGCGCTGCGGCTGAGGGTGGTAAAGGAAACGGGCGAGGACCTTTCCACGTCGCCCAGTGCGCCGGCCGAAGCAAGTGTAGTTCCCGCACCACAAAGCTCAGCGAATTGGCAGACTCTTTCAAAAGATCCAGCGATATGCCTCAGTGAATCGGGGCGGTTTCTGCTCCGAAGCCTCAGCTTGACCGCACTTCCCCCTCAGGACTGGGAACGTATTCTGAAAACAGTTCCCAGGCACTGCACAGGCACCGTCTCGGCCTTAGCGCTTGAGTGTTCTCGGCTCTGGGAACAGGTGGCCAGAAATCTCGAGGCAAGCGAGAAGGCCCAATCCGGCTGA